One genomic region from Yarrowia lipolytica chromosome 1C, complete sequence encodes:
- a CDS encoding uncharacterized protein (Compare to YALI0C07568g, similar to Saccharomyces cerevisiae YPR091C; ancestral locus Anc_3.402, weakly similar to uniprot|Q06833 Saccharomyces cerevisiae YPR091C Similar in central region to C. ELEGANS hypothetical protein F55C12.5) produces MLFILCVYLFGGLTFLPGLIYLLWRYAGDIDGDTTPDGDPDFEAEEKYETEPLIPTNVTEKPVFSGWVTVTKEYFEYPSGDVPDKKDNPSAYTSLYKLANGNGDASNTNINDSASKDANPAIQAANTATANTTTTKPKPVKSRYYAELKLGNLFLYKSEERDLQHAIVLNKYKVQLYPELPDANLLAKRVAVCLTHIKKDLTYYIFLENCSLKEDLYFRIVELTCQNSPKGKALMFDHHDMINIIQKLHSSDENLQTAWFNAITARMFMAAYQTDAFRGYFEEKIVKKLARVKRPAFLSEIQVTKINVGTSIPFLTTPKLRELKPDGTLVVAAHLSYNGGYTIEISTKATFNFGQKLINIKPRPVTLVLRLTLSKMEGIVVFQVKPPPSTRIWWGFESMPEMSLKVEPVVSARQITYSMVTNVIESKIREIVKESIVLPFTEDINFFPSQPGNPYRGGLWEDHLGKEEEMENKEEDLTDEKIGDHDDESLLSETPPPSIHAGMRHRTFRASPEDDEAVSDSAATTSAIGTTLASAAASTSSLAHPTTSDNDSIKSNNTATTNFMGTMKKWGAWYTEKKAEATKKAKPAGGFASVNRSATAPNLTADATVSLSPAAAITHRKPSEKKAPQPHHFPPEMIDLINEQERKRKLSNPDQPIGMEMPASPTLPGSPPALPPRSNTASVDTDKNQFVKRKPVRAATSVSPTLQSSPTMPVAVPTRESGVSPKLSRDPIGLGVSRESGLSPSFGASPNLAPSPKIGSSRESGVAPKMSSSHDSPLARESGVAPKTSRDAHKRSTSHDSAQSAAKLATSVSRDSLSSMSSFRDENKVSVVSLPVEEGSPPKEALVFHSHKASPLSAVQTPPASDPPVVSKVPRKPVGADKKDVNESNEVKAVKEVKGVTDPKPVKAAKETAKEIAKEVAPTKEVIRKPVGDAPNANVAKGPEEETFPLEL; encoded by the coding sequence atgctTTTCATTCTCTGTGTCTACCTTTTTGGAGGCCTCACTTTTCTGCCCGGCTTGATATACCTTTTGTGGAGGTATGCTGGAGACATTGATGGTGATACAACCCCCGATGGTGACCCGGATTTCGAGGCGGAGGAGAAGTACGAAACCGAACCGCTAATTCCTACCAATGTGACCGAGAAACCCGTCTTCTCGGGCTGGGTAACCGTTACTAAGGAGTACTTTGAGTACCCTTCAGGCGACGTGCcagacaagaaggacaatCCCTCAGCCTACACATCGCTCTACAAGCTGGCCAATGGAAACGGCGACGCCAGCAACACAAACATAAACGACAGCGCCTCAAAGGACGCAAATCCGGCAATCCAGGCAGCCAACACAGCCACCGccaacacaaccaccacaaaaCCAAAGCCAGTCAAGTCTCGATACTATGCTGAGCTCAAGCTCGGCAACCTGTTTCTGTACAAGTCCGAGGAGCGCGATCTGCAACACGCCATTGTtctcaacaagtacaaggtCCAGTTGTATCCAGAGCTGCCCGACGCCAACTTGCTGGCCAAGCGGGTGGCGGTCTGTCTGACACACATCAAAAAGGATCTCACATACTACATCTTTCTGGAAAACTGCTCGCTCAAGGAAGATCTTTACTTCCGAATCGTCGAGCTCACGTGCCAGAACTCGCCGAAGGGCAAGGCTCTCATGTTTGACCATCACGACATGATTAACATTATTCAAAAATTGCACTCCTCGGACGAAAACTTGCAGACGGCCTGGTTCAATGCCATCACTGCCCGAATGTTCATGGCGGCATACCAGACAGATGCGTTCCGGGGTTATTTCGAAGAAAAAATAGTCAAGAAGCTCGCTCGAGTAAAAAGACCAGCATTCTTGAGTGAGATCCAAGTCACTAAGATCAACGTGGGTACCTCTATTCCTTTCCTAACGACACCTAAACTTAGAGAGCTCAAGCCCGACGGAACACTTGTTGTGGCTGCTCATCTGTCGTACAACGGAGGATATACAATTGAGATTTCAACCAAGGCCACCTTCAACTTTGGCCAGAagctcatcaacatcaagcCTCGACCTGTGACACTGGTGCTTCGTCTGACTCTTTCGAAGATGGAGGGCATTGTTGTATTCCAGGTcaagcctcctccttccactcGAATCTGGTGGGGCTTTGAGTCCATGCCTGAGATGAGTCTCAAGGTCGAGCCTGTCGTTTCTGCGCGACAAATCACCTACTCCATGGTCACCAACGTAATTGAGTCTAAGATCCGCGAGATTGTCAAGGAAAGCATTGTTTTGCCGTTCACAGAAGACATCAACTTCTTCCCTTCGCAACCTGGCAATCCTTATAGAGGAGGACTTTGGGAAGATCATCTGggcaaggaggaggaaatggagaacaaggaggaggacctGACAGATGAGAAGATCGGTGATCATGATGACGAATCTCTTCTGTCTGAAACTCCTCCCCCTTCCATCCATGCTGGAATGCGACATAGAACGTTCCGAGCGTCCCctgaagatgatgaagCAGTAAGCGATAGTGCAGCGACCACCTCTGCCATTGGAACGACTCttgcttctgctgctgcctctACATCGTCTCTGGCTCATCCCACAACTTCTGACAATGATTCCATCAAGTCTAACAacaccgccaccaccaactTCATGGGCACCATGAAGAAGTGGGGCGCTTGGTAcacagagaagaaggccgaggctACCAAAAAGGCCAAGCCTGCTGGAGGTTTTGCGTCTGTCAACAGATCAGCGACCGCGCCCAATCTCACAGCCGACGCCACAgtctctctttctcctgctgctgccatcaCCCACAGAAAGCCttctgagaagaaggctccCCAACCTCATCATTTCCCTCCTGAAATGATTGATCTCATCAACGAGCAAGAACGCAAGAGAAAGCTGTCCAACCCTGACCAACCAATCGGCATGGAAATGCCGGCATCGCCTACTTTGCCTGGATCCCCTCCTGCCCTGCCTCCCAGATCAAACACTGCCTCTGTCGATACTGACAAGAACCAATTTGTGAAACGCAAGCCTGTTCGAGCTGCCACTTCTGTGTCTCCCACCCTGCAGAGCAGTCCCACCATGCCTGTTGCTGTCCCGACCCGTGAGTCCGGCGTGTCGCCCAagctgtcacgtgaccccattggtcttggtgtgtcacgtgagtccGGCTTGTCGCCCTCTTTCGGCGCGTCGCCCAATCTGGCTCCCTCCCCGAAGATTGGCTCTTCGCGTGAGTCTGGAGTAGCTCCCAAGATGAGCTCGTCGCATGACTCCCCCCTCGCTCGTGAGTCCGGCGTTGCTCCCAAGACGTCACGCGATGCACACAAGCGGAGTACGTCTCACGACTCTGCTCAGTCGGCTGCCAAACTAGCTACTTCGGTATCTCGAGACTCTCTGTCTTCGATGAGTTCATTTCGAGACGAGAACAAAGTGTCTGTCGTCTCTCTCCCTGTGGAAGAAGGATCGCCTCCCAAGGAAGCGCTTGTATTCCATTCTCACAAGGCCTCGCCTCTATCTGCTGTCCAAACTCCTCCCGCATCAGATCCTCCTGTGGTTAGTAAGGTGCCCCGGAAGCCCGTAGGTGCTGATAAGAAGGATGTGAATGAGAGCAATGAAGTCAAGGctgtcaaggaggtgaaggGTGTCACTGATCCCAAGCCTGTAAAGGCGGCCAAGGAAActgccaaggagattgctAAGGAGGTCGCACCTACCAAGGAGGTTATTAGAAAGCCTGTTGGGGATGCACCCAATGCCAATGTTGCCAAAGGGCCCGAAGAAGAGACATTTCCCTTGGAGCTATGA
- a CDS encoding uncharacterized protein (Compare to YALI0C07590g, similar to uniprot|Q9RA92 Sinorhizobium sp. ArsB) — MSNVVYEQCPTDCECYTITSPQTASNSLTGDKEKAHYISHECLDNCECYENANKFVSETPSPANPRLPWLSTLLPLWVFLAMAIGIIIGKFVPSAGPNLNSTTFTGVSVPIFIGLLLTMYPILCKVEFEDLPKALKTRAMWKQLLISFIINWIVSPALMFGLSWAFLPDKPELREGLMIVGIARCIAMVLIWNELAFGDSFYCAVLVSFNTILQIILFPPLAYFVVNYVSQNHNHDPHVGHLDYGSVTKYVAIFMAIPLAAALITRFLFKKIPNWSKHEHKFIQWISPLSLIALLYTIIVLFASQGARVVDQIISVLRVSAPLVVYFLITFTGTMLYCLKVGKVNYAISVTQSFTAASNNFELAIAIAASLFGTQGGQALATTVGPLIEVPVLLALVYIARWLRARWVKNNPKAQSV, encoded by the coding sequence ATGTCCAACGTGGTCTATGAACAGTGTCCTACGGACTGTGAATGCTACACAATCACTAGTCCCCAAACAGCATCTAACAGTCTCACTGGCGACAAAGAAAAGGCTCATTACATCTCACATGAGTGTCTTGACAACTGTGAATGCTACGAGAATGCCAACAAGTTTGTCTCGGAGACTCCATCACCGGCAAATCCCCGTCTTCCTTGGCTTTCAACCCTTCTGCCTCTCTGGGTGTTCCTGGCAATGGCAATTGGCATCATTATCGGCAAATTTGTGCCCTCGGCGGGTCCCAATTTGAACAGTACAACTTTCACAGGAGTCTCAGTGCCCATTTTCATTGGACTCTTGCTCACAATGTATCCCATTCTGTGCAAAGTGGAGTTTGAAGATCTTCCCAAGGCTCTCAAAACCCGGGCCATGTGGAAGCAACTGCTTATTTCCTTCATCATCAACTGGATCGTGTCTCCTGCTCTCATGTTTGGTCTCTCATGGGCCTTCTTGCCAGATAAGCCTGAACTCAGAGAAGGTCTCATGATTGTGGGCATTGCCCGATGTATTGCCATGGTTCTAATTTGGAACGAGTTGGCTTTTGGTGACAGCTTCTACTGCGCCGTGCTGGTCTCTTTCAACACCATTCTGCAGATCATTCTCTTCCCTCCTCTTGCATACTTTGTCGTCAACTACGTATCTCAAAACCACAACCATGACCCCCATGTCGGCCATCTGGACTACGGTTCTGTGACCAAATACGTAGCCATCTTCATGGCAATTCCTCTGGCCGCAGCTCTTATTACCCGGTTCTtgttcaagaagatccCCAACTGGAGCAAACACGAGCACAAGTTCATCCAGTGGATCTCTCCCCTGTCTCTCATCGCTCTACTCTACACCATCATTGTCCTTTTTGCATCTCAGGGAGCCAGGGTGGTGGACCAGATCATCTCTGTGCTACGAGTCTCGGCCCCTCTGGTCGTCTACTTCCTCATCACCTTCACCGGAACCATGCTCTACTGTCTGAAGGTCGGCAAGGTCAACTATGCCATCTCGGTGACCCAGAGCTTTACAGCCGCCAGCAACAACTTTGAGCTGGCCATCGCCATTGCAGCTTCTCTCTTTGGAACCCAGGGTGGCCAGGCTCTAGCCACAACCGTCGGTCCCCTCATCGAGGTGCCCGTTCTGCTGGCTCTCGTCTACATTGCACGATGGTTGAGAGCTCGATGGGTCAAAAACAACCCCAAGGCCCAATCCGTCTGA
- a CDS encoding uncharacterized protein (Truncated form of YALI0C07502g, uniprot|O94097 Yarrowia lipolytica Sla2p cytoskeleton assembly control protein, similar to Saccharomyces cerevisiae SLA2 (YNL243W); ancestral locus Anc_1.119) — translation MSSNRAEVDLNVNIKKATNTDESAPKRKHVRACIVYTHDHRSSKAFWNGIRIQPLQTDDVMVFKALITIHKVLQEGHPSALRDAQANVNFIQSLARGNNYTGPNQGNHGYGKLISEYVRFLMQKLTFHKYHPAFNGMFEYEDYISLRTVNDPNEGYEAIMNLMTLQDGVDDFQRLVFSSLQRSRSNECKISSLVPMIAESYGIYRFVISMLRAMHVSTGNDEALESLRQRFYSQHDRLRDFYYDCSTLKYLRSIVTIPQLGKNPPNLLEEEDGPGLPQRPKSVAETRSVSPEPAPLPVATPTPSIPAEAQPIENFWSQDALLAQQQYDAEQERLRQQQAMEEERIRQMQMQQQQQFEMQQRQQMEAQQRAQEQLMADQMARHAQGRMAELERDILALRGQYDQDQLMLEQYDGRVKALEAELNQLQQTAHQSAQAKDDLIESLQQQITMWRQKYETLAKRYSSMREEYLALLKKLKATQQKAASAKEAIEKAEKLERDMRHKNIELADLIKERDRARYDLDRAKGGNKEDVERLERELRMAQDKLADKDRSTGADLSLLLSKHNRELSELENALKMKQRALDERGDDSDLLRRLEEKEIEYEALNEAFNSLALHQEQQGNNSNGGSTPLAALHSIIDALLESGSQRVQDALFELESPMQAGNQNSTPEYLLSVIEKASESASAFATSFNNFLADETDGDYAEIIKTVNIYSTAVENVLSNSKGLTRLAKDDASADALVNFARESAEATERNFIGLLSEIIEDFPLDDKMERVITLNMNVQTALQHLTKLAERMAPKTNINMSGDLGDLVEREMAKAADAIAAASAKLGDLLKFNQSDPLKSTTDLQLHEAAIQAAQAVINAIAALIRAATDAQNEIVAQGRGTSSRAQFYKKNNKWTEGLISAAKSVAASTNILIEKADGTLRRTSGLEELIVASNNVAASTAQLVAASRVKATFMSKTQDKLEECSKVVTSACRNLSRCRKFSTRSLASWTKR, via the coding sequence ATGTCTTCCAACAGAGCCGAAGTGGACCTCAACGTCAACATCAAAAAGGCGACCAACACAGACGAGTCTGCGCCCAAGCGGAAACACGTGCGAGCATGCATTGTGTACACCCATGACCACCGGTCGTCCAAGGCCTTCTGGAACGGCATTCGAATTCAGCCCCTGCAGACCGACGATGTCATGGTCTTCAAGGCCCTGATCACCATCCACAAGGTGCTTCAGGAGGGCCACCCATCGGCGCTGAGAGATGCCCAGGCCAATGTCAACTTCATCCAGTCGTTGGCTCGAGGAAACAACTACACTGGTCCTAACCAGGGCAACCATGGTTATGGCAAGCTCATCTCCGAGTATGTCCGGTTCCTCATGCAGAAGCTCACCTTCCACAAGTACCACCCGGCCTTCAACGGAATGTTTGAGTACGAGGATTACATTTCTCTGCGAACCGTTAACGACCCCAACGAGGGATACGAGGCCATTATGAACCTGATGACCCTCCAGGACGGAGTGGACGACTTCCAGCGACTTGTCTTCTCGTCGCTGCAGCGATCCCGATCCAACGAGTGCAAAATCTCGTCTCTGGTTCCCATGATTGCCGAGTCGTACGGAATCTACCGGTtcgtcatctccatgcTGCGAGCCATGCATGTGTCTACTGGTAACGACGAGGCTCTTGAGTCTCTCCGGCAGCGATTCTACTCGCAGCACGACCGCCTGAGAGACTTTTACTACGATTGCTCTACTCTCAAGTACCTGCGATCCATCGTGACTATCCCGCAGCTCGGCAAGAACCCTCCCAACCTGcttgaagaggaggacggaCCTGGACTCCCCCAGCGACCCAAGTCCGTGGCCGAGACCCGATCTGTGTCTCCAGAGCCCGCTCCCTTGCCTGTGGCGACCCCTACGCCCTCTATTCCTGCTGAGGCTCAGCCGATTGAGAACTTTTGGTCCCAGGACGCGCTGCTCGCCCAGCAACAGTACGACGCCGAGCAGGAGCGGCTACGGCAGCAACAggccatggaggaggagcgcATCCGGCAGAtgcagatgcagcagcagcagcagtttgaaatgcagcagcgacagcagaTGGAAGCGCAACAGCGGGCTCAGGAACAACTAATGGCCGACCAGATGGCCCGACATGCCCAGGGTCGAATGGCCGAGCTTGAGCGAGACATTCTGGCTCTCCGAGGTCAGTACGATCAGGATCAGCTCATGCTGGAGCAGTACGATGGTCGAGTaaaggctctggaggctgAGCTGAATCAGCTGCAGCAGACTGCTCATCAGAGCGCCCAGGCCAAGGATGATCTGATTGAAtctcttcagcagcagatcaCCATGTGGCGGCAAAAGTACGAGACTCTGGCCAAACGGTACTCGTCCATGCGAGAGGAATATCTTGCCttgctcaagaagctcaaggctACCCAACAGAAGGCTGCGTCAGCTAAGGAAGCCATTGAGAAGgctgagaagctggagcgaGACATGCGACACAAGAACATTGAGCTTGCtgatctcatcaaggagcgaGATCGAGCTCGATATGATCTTGACCGTGCCAAGGGtggcaacaaggaggacgtGGAGCGTCTGGAACGAGAGCTTCGAATGGCCCAGGACAAGCTGGCCGATAAGGACCGATCTACCGGTGCTGatctgtctcttcttttgTCGAAGCATAACCGAGAGCTTTCAGAGCTTGAGAATGCTTTGAAGATGAAGCAGCGGGCTCTGGACGAGCGAGGAGATGACTCTGATCTGTTGAGACGActggaagagaaggagattgagtaCGAGGCTCTCAACGAAGCCTTCAACTCGCTGGCTCTGCaccaggagcagcagggcaacaacagcaacggTGGATCCACTCCCCTGGCTGCTTTGCATTCTATCATTGATGCTCTTCTAGAGTCCGGTTCCCAGCGTGTTCAGGACGCTCTCTTCGAGCTCGAGTCGCCTATGCAGGCCGGTAACCAGAACTCGACTCCCGAGTATCTCTTGTCTGTCATCGAGAAGGCGTCCGAGTCTGCTTCCGCCTTTGCCACGTCGTTCAACAACTTCTTGGCCGACGAAACCGATGGCGACTACGCCGAGATCATCAAGACCGTCAACATCTACTCTACTGCTGTGGAGAATGTTCtgtccaactccaagggtCTCACTCgtctggccaaggacgatGCTTCTGCCGACGCCCTTGTCAACTTTGCTCGTGAGTCTGCCGAGGCCACAGAGCGAAACTTTATTGGTCTTCTGTCTGAGATCATTGAGGATTTCCCTCTGGATGACAAGATGGAGCGGGTCATCACTCTCAACATGAACGTGCAGACTGCTCTTCAGCACCTCACCAAGCTGGCCGAGCGAATGGCCCCCAAGaccaacatcaacatgtCTGGTGATCTGGGCGACCTCGTTGAGCGAGAGatggccaaggctgctgatgccattgctgctgcttctgctaAGCTTGGCGATCTGCTCAAGTTTAACCAGTCCGACCCTCTCAAGTCGACCACCGACCTGCAGCTGCACGAGGCTGCCATCCAGGCTGCCCAGGCCGTCATCAACGCCATTGCTGCGCTGATTCGAGCTGCCACCGATGCCCAGAACGAGATTGTAGCCCAGGGACGAggtacttcttctcgagcaCAGTTctacaagaagaacaacaaGTGGACCGAGGGTCTTATTTCCGCGGCCAAGAGTGTAGCTGCATCGACCAACATTCTCATCGAGAAGGCCGACGGCACTCTCCGACGAACCTCTGgtctcgaggagctcattGTGGCTTCCAACAACGTCGCTGCTTCCACTGCTCAGCTGGTTGCTGCCTCTCGAGTAAAGGCTACCTTCATGTCCAAGACCCAGGACAAGCTGGAAGAGTGTTCAAAGGTGGTTACTTCCGCCTGCCGAAACCTAAGCAGGTGCAGGAAattctcaacaagaagtTTGGCGAGCTGGACGAAAAGGTAG
- a CDS encoding uncharacterized protein (Compare to YALI0C07546g, similar to KLLA0C00286g Kluyveromyces lactis IPF 6789.1), with product MPHHRGFDVASYRGYDENGELPAKRIKSTKKIILNAFVMFTPTHLNFGLWTHPDHSKFGRDFAKRQPWQELAKTLEKGKFHAIFIADHLGFREVYGDGDPIGLEKKIQFPCHDPLFLVPIMASVTDHLNFGITVSTSYTPPFTLARQFSTLDHLTDGRIGWNIVTSNSDSASRNFGLEHQVEHDDRYKKADEYMDVVYKLWESSWAEDAVIKGLKTDAFDTSKINYIDHEGKHFKVKGPAVALPSVQRTPVLFQAGMSSAGRAFAGKHAEAVFIAGPSPQLIRQTVNALRESAGDRKLLVVSTLMVIVKATNQEAQDYYKELSDASDKEGALIFCSQMFGADLKSYPPGQDLRETDNPNLVKAVSMWASQTDSKDEVWDVDKVANEYKLARRGGVAVGDAETVADIIEDWIEIGDLDGFNLSHATFPGTYDDIVGYLIPELQKRGRFHEDYPENEHTFRELLYDTPGNSYLRSDHYGFGFKT from the coding sequence ATGCCCCACCATCGAGGATTTGACGTGGCCAGCTACAGAGGCTATGATGAGAATGGCGAACTGCCGGCCAAGCGAATCAAGAGCACCAAGAAGATTATTCTCAATGCCTTCGTCATGTTCACTCCTACCCATCTGAACTTTGGACTATGGACCCACCCTGATCACTCGAAGTTCGGTCGAGATTTTGCAAAGAGACAACCGTGGCAAGAATTGGCCAAGACGCTGGAAAAGGGAAAGTTTCATGCCATCTTCATTGCTGACCACCTGGGGTTCAGAGAAGTGTATGGTGATGGAGACCCTATTGgcctggagaagaagatccaATTCCCTTGCCATGATCCCTTGTTCCTAGTACCTATCATGGCTTCTGTGACCGACCATCTCAACTTTGGAATCACCGTTTCGACCTCTTACACTCCCCCTTTCACTCTGGCTCGTCAATTTTCGACCCTGGATCATTTGACAGATGGACGAATCGGATGGAACATTGTGACTTCCAACTCCGACTCTGCCTCTCGTAATTTTGGCCTGGAACACCAGGTGGAGCATGACGACCGATACAAGAAGGCAGACGAGTACATGGATGTGGTCTACAAGCTGTGGGAGAGTTCATGGGCCGAAGACGCTGTGATCAAGGGACTCAAAACTGACGCCTTTGACACTTCCAAGATAAATTACATTGACCATGAAGGTAAACATTTCAAAGTCAAGGGTCCGGCGGTGGCTCTGCCTTCCGTGCAGCGAACTCCGGTGCTTTTCCAAGCTGGCATGTCTTCTGCAGGTCGAGCATTTGCTGGAAAACATGCTGAAGCTGTTTTCATCGCTGGTCCAAGTCCTCAGCTGATCAGACAGACAGTCAATGCTCTCAGAGAGTCTGCTGGTGACCGGAAACTGCTCGTAGTCAGTACTCTGATGGTAATCGTCAAGGCCACCAACCAGGAAGCTCAAGACTACTACAAGGAGCTGAGTGACGCTTCAGACAAAGAAGGAGCGCTCATTTTCTGCTCCCAGATGTTTGGAGCCGATCTGAAATCATACCCCCCCGGACAGGACTTGCGAGAAACCGATAATCCAAACCTCGTAAAGGCTGTCTCCATGTGGGCCTCTCAAACGGACTCCAAAGATGAGGTATGGGACGTGGACAAAGTGGCTAACGAATACAAGCTCGCtagaagaggaggagtggccGTTGGTGACGCGGAGACCGTGGCTGATATTATTGAAGACTGGATCGAAATAGGAGACCTGGATGGGTTCAATCTCAGTCATGCTACATTCCCAGGAACCTACGACGATATCGTTGGATATCTGATCCCAGAACTCCAAAAGCGAGGAAGATTTCATGAGGACTACCCGGAAAACGAACACACCTTCAGAGAACTTCTCTACGATACTCCAGGAAACTCTTACCTGAGATCTGATCATTACGGATTTGGTTTCAAGACATGA
- a CDS encoding uncharacterized protein (Truncated form of YALI0C07524g, similar to uniprot|P32911 Saccharomyces cerevisiae YNL244c SUI1 translation initiation factor 3 (eIF3), similar to Saccharomyces cerevisiae SUI1 (YNL244C); ancestral locus Anc_1.118), translating to MAQKRWWHRQSGPTNDTDTHVCRRMQHNRSTAPFPLHLYVFAHGSCGCAPNGWLQTPTSLFFPCPSNTDPFADTGDDDTQPTNYIHIRIQQRNGRKTLTTVQGLPEEYDLKRILKVLKKDFACNGNIGKDEEHGEIIQLQGDQRDKIVDFLTAKLQIDKKTIKKHGF from the coding sequence ATGGCACAGAAACGGTGGTGGCACAGACAAAGTGGGCCGACcaacgacacagacacacacgTGTGTCGGAGGATGCAACATAATCGCAGCACTGCTCCGTTCCCCCTCCATCTCTATGTATTCGCTCATGGATCATGCGGCTGTGCCCCCAACGGGTGGCTCCAAACTCCTACTTCCCTTTTCTTCCCTTGCCCTTCTAACACAGATCCCTTCGCCGACACTGGTGACGACGATACTCAGCCTACCAACTACATCCATATCCGTATCCAGCAGCGAAACGGACGAAAGACTCTGACCACAGTCCAGGGCCTTCCCGAAGAATATGACCTCAAGCGAATCCTGAAggttctcaagaaggattTTGCCTGCAACGGAAACATCGGCAAGGACGAAGAGCACGGTGAGATTATTCAGCTCCAGGGAGACCAGCGAgacaagattgtcgacTTCCTGACTGCCAAGCTTCAGAttgacaagaagaccatcaagaagcACGGTTTCTAA